From Bos indicus isolate NIAB-ARS_2022 breed Sahiwal x Tharparkar chromosome 4, NIAB-ARS_B.indTharparkar_mat_pri_1.0, whole genome shotgun sequence, the proteins below share one genomic window:
- the H2BK1 gene encoding histone H2B type 2-K1, with protein sequence MSAEHGQLQQSGGRRGRSPGDKKSRRRSRRKETYSMYIYKVLKQVHPDIGISSKAMSIMNSFVNDLFERLAGEAARLAQYSGRTTLTSREVQTAVRLLLPGELAKHAVSEGTKAVTKYTSSK encoded by the exons ATGAGCGCTGAGCACGGACAGCTGCAGCAGTCTGGGGGCCGGCGCGGCCGGAGTCCTGGGGACAAGAAGTCCAGAAGGCGCAGCCGGCGCAAAGAAACCTACTCCATGTACATCTATAAGGTGCTGAAGCAG GTGCACCCCGACATCGGCATCTCCTCCAAGGCCATGAGCATCATGAACTCGTTCGTGAACGATCTGTTTGAGCGGCTGGCCGGTGAGGCCGCCCGGCTGGCCCAGTACTCAGGCCGAACCACACTGACGTCCCGGGAGGTCCAGACGGCCGTGCGTCTGCTGCtgcctggggagctggccaagcacgctGTGTCCGAGGGCACCAAGGCCGTGACCAAGTACACGAGCTCCAAGTGA